From Micrococcus porci, one genomic window encodes:
- a CDS encoding S1C family serine protease, whose translation MGRAAHRPDCTDGGADQKPAQTRSEATVEHPAPDTVTPEAAPVASSPRPASPRGRRRALGGALAATVLAGSLAACGVAGPGAGASASASASGSSSAAAAPAVGSTDQPVADNPVGAAAAKALPSVVTISATSGSSAGSGSGSILDAEGHILTNTHVVTLGGTASDASITVRTSDGKVYAAKVVGTDPVSDLAVIKIDAQGLTPITIGSSKDVKVGDDAIAIGAPLGLSNTVTDGIISTLNRTIAIQSSAAPEGQTGSSGTERFRFQLPGEQGQSQQQDIYINVLQTDAAINPGNSGGALVNGAGELVGVNVAIASAGGSSASGAESGNIGVGFAIPVDYAKRVADDLIADGTASHGLLGVTVQPQPAQVQGAAGGSKSTEFSAGALVHTVSSGSPAEKAGLKEGDVITQVGERTVTDTESLTAAVREYRDGETTPVRFTRDGREQTADVTLTAMEASR comes from the coding sequence ATGGGGCGCGCAGCGCACCGGCCGGACTGCACGGACGGCGGCGCGGACCAGAAGCCGGCACAGACCAGAAGCGAGGCCACCGTGGAGCATCCCGCCCCGGACACCGTCACCCCCGAAGCCGCCCCCGTCGCATCCTCCCCGCGGCCGGCGTCCCCGCGCGGCCGTCGCCGTGCCCTCGGCGGCGCCCTCGCCGCGACGGTGCTCGCCGGCTCCCTGGCCGCCTGCGGCGTTGCGGGTCCGGGCGCCGGCGCGTCGGCCTCGGCCTCCGCCTCGGGGTCCTCCAGCGCCGCCGCCGCTCCGGCGGTCGGGTCCACCGACCAGCCCGTGGCGGACAACCCCGTGGGCGCCGCCGCAGCGAAGGCGCTGCCGTCCGTGGTGACGATCTCCGCGACCTCCGGCTCCAGCGCGGGCTCGGGCTCCGGCTCCATCCTCGACGCCGAGGGGCACATCCTGACCAACACGCACGTGGTCACGCTCGGCGGCACCGCGTCCGACGCCTCCATCACCGTGCGCACCTCCGACGGCAAGGTCTACGCCGCGAAGGTCGTCGGCACGGACCCGGTGTCCGACCTCGCCGTCATCAAGATCGACGCCCAGGGCCTGACCCCGATCACGATCGGCTCCTCGAAGGACGTCAAGGTCGGCGACGACGCCATCGCCATCGGCGCGCCCCTGGGCCTGTCCAACACGGTGACGGACGGCATCATCTCCACCCTGAACCGGACCATTGCCATCCAGTCCTCGGCCGCCCCCGAGGGCCAGACCGGCTCCTCCGGCACCGAGCGGTTCCGCTTCCAGCTCCCCGGCGAGCAGGGCCAGTCCCAGCAGCAGGACATCTACATCAACGTCCTCCAGACCGATGCCGCCATCAACCCCGGCAACTCCGGCGGCGCCCTCGTCAACGGCGCCGGCGAGCTCGTGGGCGTGAACGTGGCCATCGCCTCCGCCGGCGGCTCCTCCGCGAGCGGGGCCGAGTCGGGCAACATCGGCGTCGGCTTCGCGATCCCCGTGGACTACGCCAAGCGCGTCGCGGACGACCTCATCGCGGACGGCACCGCCTCCCACGGCCTGCTCGGCGTCACGGTCCAGCCCCAGCCCGCCCAGGTGCAGGGCGCCGCCGGCGGCTCGAAGAGCACGGAGTTCAGCGCGGGCGCCCTGGTCCACACCGTCTCGTCCGGCTCCCCGGCGGAGAAGGCCGGCCTGAAGGAGGGCGACGTCATCACGCAGGTGGGTGAGCGCACCGTCACCGACACCGAGTCCCTCACCGCGGCCGTCCGCGAGTACCGGGACGGGGAGACCACCCCCGTCCGGTTCACCCGCGACGGCCGGGAGCAGACCGCGGACGTCACCCTGACCGCCATGGAAGCCTCCCGATGA
- a CDS encoding PIG-L deacetylase family protein: MSAVPESLPTPADLAVRHGWRTVLAFGAHPDDLDFDASATLAGLAAAGVRVELCVVTDGDAGGFDSDGPEAMTARRHAEQRAAAAVIGAADVHFLGERDGHLEPTHEVRRRIVELMRRVRPDVVLCPHPERDWESMQASHPDHLACGEAVVRAAYPAVENPYAYPELADAGLDAFRIRHLMLYTAPAARRNLTVDVTGLEDVKLRALDAHVSQHPDAPAMREAVRAKLTRRHREAAGPDAPAGSGEAYHLVTVNGDGVIAGF, from the coding sequence ATGAGCGCGGTCCCCGAGTCCCTGCCCACGCCCGCCGACCTGGCCGTCCGCCACGGGTGGCGCACCGTCCTGGCGTTCGGCGCCCACCCGGACGACCTCGACTTCGACGCCTCCGCCACCCTGGCGGGCCTCGCCGCCGCCGGGGTGCGGGTGGAGCTGTGCGTGGTCACCGACGGCGACGCCGGGGGGTTCGACTCCGACGGCCCCGAGGCGATGACCGCCCGCCGGCACGCCGAGCAGCGCGCGGCCGCAGCGGTGATCGGCGCCGCGGACGTCCACTTCCTCGGCGAGCGCGACGGCCACCTCGAGCCCACCCACGAGGTGCGCCGCCGCATCGTGGAGCTGATGCGCCGGGTGCGCCCCGACGTCGTGCTCTGCCCCCACCCCGAGCGGGACTGGGAGTCCATGCAGGCCTCTCACCCGGACCACCTGGCCTGCGGCGAGGCCGTGGTGCGCGCCGCCTACCCCGCGGTGGAGAACCCCTACGCGTACCCGGAGCTGGCCGATGCCGGCCTGGACGCGTTCCGCATCCGGCACCTGATGCTCTACACGGCCCCCGCGGCGCGCCGGAACCTCACCGTGGACGTCACCGGGCTGGAGGACGTGAAGCTCCGCGCCCTGGACGCGCACGTCTCCCAGCACCCCGACGCCCCCGCCATGCGCGAGGCCGTGCGGGCCAAGCTCACCCGGCGCCACCGGGAGGCCGCCGGGCCCGACGCCCCGGCCGGCTCCGGCGAGGCGTACCACCTCGTCACCGTGAACGGGGACGGCGTCATCGCCGGCTTCTGA
- a CDS encoding anti-sigma factor domain-containing protein has translation MQTPQHPETPGADASTAPQQPSRRGVDELLHASARGDRAAFSAFYDATVPWVHGMATAMFRSRRDAAEATAQTYLAAWSEAPEAELDLSDRDAAAARERRVFAWLEVLAHRVMTGLLRTDALPEQGRRLLPERAGLGTGGPTALPATLEGSVSPETHRAVRLAWLGGRTDAQVAEALDVPVDRARTLLRDGVQELVAAHRADQGLPAPVAGARPALAATTREDVDAGRGAELADLSALHALDAAGHTAAAAAAQQRGAGELALWRTRVDAGRRAVAWAFRDVVAEPPSDLLDGVLRRLPAQDMGLELVEETAAPRGAAERRRGLKTVLLGLLALVVLALGVYAGWSQFSRDGITHRVHGAKDLYTTSEYPAAGGGTMQGFLSDSENSGYVTVSGMPQLEDGQTYQVWLYPKDGSAPSSLGTYDADGFDDPISFRGLDRFAAVSMTVEPSGGSPEPTADDVLLGLDLDPSNQSGPQYGGMPSNN, from the coding sequence ATGCAGACTCCGCAGCACCCCGAGACCCCCGGCGCCGACGCGTCGACCGCCCCGCAGCAGCCCTCCCGCCGCGGCGTCGACGAGCTCCTGCACGCCAGTGCGCGCGGCGACCGCGCGGCGTTCTCCGCGTTCTACGACGCCACCGTCCCGTGGGTCCACGGCATGGCCACCGCCATGTTCCGCTCCCGCCGCGACGCCGCCGAGGCGACCGCGCAGACCTACCTGGCGGCCTGGTCCGAGGCGCCGGAGGCGGAGCTCGACCTCAGCGACCGCGACGCCGCGGCCGCCCGCGAGCGCCGGGTGTTCGCGTGGCTGGAGGTCCTGGCCCACCGCGTGATGACCGGCCTGCTGCGCACGGACGCGCTGCCGGAGCAGGGGCGTCGCCTGCTGCCGGAGCGGGCCGGCCTGGGGACCGGCGGCCCGACGGCGCTCCCCGCCACCCTCGAGGGCTCCGTGAGCCCCGAGACCCACCGGGCGGTGCGCCTGGCCTGGCTGGGGGGCCGCACGGACGCCCAGGTCGCCGAGGCCCTGGACGTGCCCGTGGACCGCGCGCGCACCCTGCTGCGGGACGGTGTCCAGGAACTCGTGGCCGCCCACCGCGCGGACCAGGGGCTGCCCGCCCCCGTCGCCGGGGCCCGCCCCGCGCTGGCCGCCACCACGCGAGAGGACGTCGACGCCGGCCGCGGCGCCGAGCTCGCGGACCTCTCGGCCCTGCACGCGCTCGACGCCGCCGGCCACACCGCCGCGGCGGCGGCCGCCCAGCAGCGCGGCGCCGGGGAGCTCGCCCTCTGGCGGACCCGCGTGGACGCGGGCCGGCGCGCCGTCGCGTGGGCGTTCCGCGACGTCGTCGCCGAGCCGCCCTCGGACCTGCTGGACGGCGTGCTGCGCCGTCTGCCGGCCCAAGACATGGGCCTGGAGCTGGTGGAGGAGACCGCGGCCCCGCGGGGGGCCGCCGAGCGCCGCCGCGGGCTGAAGACCGTCCTGTTGGGCCTGCTGGCGCTCGTGGTGCTGGCGCTGGGCGTGTACGCCGGCTGGAGCCAGTTCTCCCGGGACGGCATCACCCACCGCGTCCACGGGGCGAAAGACCTCTACACGACCTCCGAGTACCCGGCTGCGGGCGGCGGCACGATGCAGGGCTTCCTGTCCGACTCCGAGAACAGCGGCTACGTGACGGTCTCCGGCATGCCGCAGCTCGAGGACGGACAGACGTACCAGGTGTGGCTGTACCCGAAGGACGGCTCCGCGCCGTCGTCGCTGGGCACCTACGACGCCGACGGGTTCGACGACCCCATCTCCTTCCGCGGCCTCGACCGGTTCGCGGCCGTGAGCATGACCGTGGAGCCGTCCGGGGGCTCCCCGGAGCCGACGGCGGACGACGTGCTGCTCGGCCTGGACCTGGACCCCTCGAACCAGTCCGGTCCCCAGTACGGCGGCATGCCCTCGAACAACTGA
- a CDS encoding tRNA (cytidine(34)-2'-O)-methyltransferase produces the protein MDAERAPAPGTPGFRILFHTPEIPGNTGNAIRLAAITGAELHLVEPLGFDFSDAHLRRAGLDYHDLAVMTVHPDLDTALAALAPARVFAFSARGRVRHDRVAYEAGDVLLFGRESTGLPEDVLSDPRVTDTVSLPMQPSRRSLNLANAASIAVYEAWRQHGFAGAGSPAADSLH, from the coding sequence CTGGACGCCGAGCGCGCCCCCGCCCCGGGCACCCCGGGCTTCCGGATCCTGTTCCACACGCCGGAGATCCCGGGGAACACGGGCAACGCGATCCGCCTGGCCGCCATCACGGGGGCGGAGCTGCACCTCGTCGAGCCGCTGGGCTTCGACTTCTCGGACGCCCACCTGCGCCGCGCCGGACTGGACTACCACGACCTCGCCGTGATGACCGTGCACCCGGACCTCGACACCGCCCTCGCCGCCCTGGCCCCCGCCCGCGTGTTCGCCTTCTCGGCCCGCGGCCGCGTCCGCCACGACCGGGTGGCCTATGAAGCCGGTGACGTCCTGCTCTTCGGCCGGGAGTCCACGGGGCTGCCGGAGGACGTGCTGTCCGACCCGCGGGTCACGGACACCGTCAGCCTGCCGATGCAGCCCTCCCGCCGGTCCCTGAACCTGGCCAACGCGGCCTCCATCGCCGTCTACGAGGCGTGGCGTCAGCACGGCTTCGCCGGCGCCGGGAGCCCCGCCGCCGATTCCCTACACTGA
- a CDS encoding DnaJ domain-containing protein codes for MSGTGDRRTAYEVLGVPRDADAERIRRAWRAAARRTHPDAGGDARDFRAVTRAWEQLGDPEARRRYDLSLPPEPAGTTGRTASAGRSAAQAWPPAGVRERDRPAPGSVVYDPPPGQGEHDSSVLDLVRSSQRLHGAPRPRGILPDEHRVVRQARTLDLLARTLPPVLPAVRILTGLHLGGRFGRGLDVDHAVLCGRRLALVGSVQVPDGTYTWDGADLRAGARGRPVAPPLLGPAMQAWQHALPQVTVGGFVLVMTDRDAVHSPVIRQARGADRPEAQADLLTAAPAAGRDLLRELQLFLGSGPDPDVVDRRALAVLVRHLH; via the coding sequence GTGAGCGGGACCGGGGACCGCCGCACCGCCTACGAGGTGCTGGGCGTCCCCCGGGACGCCGACGCCGAGCGGATCCGCCGCGCCTGGCGCGCCGCGGCCCGCCGCACCCACCCCGACGCCGGAGGCGACGCCCGCGACTTCCGGGCCGTCACACGCGCGTGGGAGCAGCTGGGCGACCCCGAGGCGCGCCGACGGTACGACCTCTCCCTTCCTCCCGAGCCGGCCGGGACCACCGGACGGACGGCGTCCGCGGGCCGCTCCGCGGCGCAGGCCTGGCCCCCGGCCGGGGTCCGCGAGCGCGACCGGCCCGCACCGGGGTCCGTGGTCTACGACCCGCCGCCGGGCCAGGGCGAGCACGACTCCTCCGTGCTGGACCTGGTGCGCTCCTCCCAGCGGCTGCACGGCGCGCCCCGACCGCGCGGCATCCTCCCGGACGAGCACCGCGTGGTGCGCCAGGCCCGGACCCTCGACCTGCTCGCCCGCACGCTCCCCCCGGTCCTGCCCGCGGTGCGGATCCTCACGGGGCTGCACCTGGGCGGCCGGTTCGGCCGCGGGCTGGACGTGGACCACGCGGTCCTCTGCGGCCGCCGCCTGGCCCTCGTGGGCTCCGTCCAGGTGCCCGACGGGACCTACACGTGGGACGGGGCGGACCTGCGGGCCGGGGCCCGGGGCCGCCCCGTGGCGCCCCCGCTGCTCGGCCCTGCCATGCAGGCCTGGCAGCACGCCCTCCCCCAGGTCACCGTGGGCGGCTTCGTCCTGGTGATGACGGACCGCGACGCCGTGCACTCCCCCGTGATCCGGCAGGCGCGCGGCGCCGACCGCCCCGAGGCGCAGGCGGACCTGCTCACGGCCGCGCCCGCCGCGGGCCGGGACCTCCTGCGGGAGCTCCAGCTGTTCCTGGGCTCCGGGCCCGACCCCGACGTCGTCGACCGGCGCGCGCTGGCCGTGCTCGTGCGGCACCTGCACTGA
- a CDS encoding pyrimidine reductase family protein, with product MRLLTATGPEIDDDALLALRRAPAPDLVPGPWVRAVFVSSLDGAATLDGRAGGLGSPADQRQFTLARTDADVVLVGAGTVRAEGYEGPLVGPAARARREEAGLPAHPGIAVVSGALGLDPDGDFLRQAPVRPLILTTQTALERCPDRAEALAARADVVASGAEVVEAPALVDALTARGHRVLHCEGGPRLFGTLAAADLVDELLLTISPLLAGGDGPRVLSGGDGPGLPTRLRPHHVLTEDGELYLRLVHERHAAVLAEAPGLEADPADADPAPGAP from the coding sequence GTGAGGCTGCTGACCGCCACCGGACCCGAGATCGACGACGACGCCCTGCTCGCCCTGCGCCGTGCCCCCGCCCCGGACCTGGTCCCCGGGCCGTGGGTGCGGGCCGTGTTCGTCTCCTCCCTCGACGGGGCCGCGACCCTGGACGGCCGCGCCGGGGGGCTCGGCTCGCCCGCGGACCAGCGCCAGTTCACGCTCGCCCGCACGGACGCGGACGTCGTCCTCGTCGGCGCGGGAACCGTGCGGGCCGAGGGCTACGAGGGGCCGCTCGTGGGTCCGGCCGCGCGGGCGCGCCGAGAGGAGGCGGGGCTGCCGGCCCACCCCGGCATCGCCGTCGTCAGCGGCGCCCTGGGCCTGGACCCGGACGGGGACTTCCTGCGGCAGGCGCCGGTGCGGCCGCTGATCCTCACGACGCAGACCGCCCTGGAGCGGTGCCCGGACCGCGCCGAGGCGCTCGCCGCGCGCGCCGACGTCGTGGCCTCCGGTGCCGAGGTCGTGGAGGCCCCCGCGCTGGTGGACGCTCTGACCGCGCGCGGCCACCGCGTGCTGCACTGCGAGGGCGGCCCCCGCCTGTTCGGGACCCTGGCGGCCGCGGACCTCGTGGACGAGCTCCTGCTGACCATCTCCCCGCTGCTCGCCGGCGGTGACGGCCCGCGGGTGCTCTCCGGCGGTGACGGGCCCGGCCTGCCCACCCGCCTGCGCCCCCACCACGTGCTCACCGAGGACGGCGAGCTCTACCTGCGTCTGGTCCACGAGCGCCACGCGGCCGTGCTGGCCGAGGCCCCCGGCCTGGAGGCGGACCCGGCCGACGCCGACCCCGCCCCGGGGGCGCCGTGA
- the folP gene encoding dihydropteroate synthase, whose translation MPTPSVPLAHPVHRFAHHEIDFRRRIVTMAVVNRTPDSFFDDGAGFAFDAALAQVHTAADAGAEWVDVGGVPFAPGRELDPAEEAARVAPFVAAVRAGRGEGASEAARRLILSADTFQPAVAEAAIDAGADVVNDTTGLYYPDLGRVVAASNAHLVVTHSLAHVSGPRTVVPRPRYDDVVAEVREHLLRTVDRAVALGVPEERIIVDPGHDLNKTTVHTLEVTRRLDEIADLGFPVLAAVSNKDFIGESLDRHRHDRLAGTLASAAFCALAGARILRMHDADASVSTAHMLECILGWREPLLAVHNTGDVNPAADRTTPADRVPADRPPAAVPAPTHDPEEARP comes from the coding sequence GTGCCGACCCCCTCCGTCCCCCTCGCCCACCCGGTGCACCGGTTCGCCCATCACGAGATCGACTTCCGCCGCCGGATCGTCACGATGGCCGTGGTCAACCGCACCCCGGACTCCTTCTTCGACGACGGCGCGGGCTTCGCGTTCGACGCCGCACTCGCCCAGGTGCACACCGCCGCGGACGCGGGGGCCGAGTGGGTGGACGTGGGCGGGGTGCCGTTCGCCCCGGGCCGGGAGCTCGACCCCGCCGAGGAGGCCGCCCGCGTGGCCCCCTTCGTCGCCGCCGTGCGCGCGGGCCGGGGCGAGGGCGCCTCGGAGGCCGCCCGGCGGCTGATCCTCTCCGCGGACACGTTCCAGCCGGCGGTGGCGGAGGCCGCCATCGACGCGGGCGCCGACGTCGTGAACGACACCACCGGCCTCTACTACCCGGACCTGGGGCGGGTCGTCGCGGCCTCGAACGCCCACCTCGTGGTGACGCACTCGCTGGCCCATGTGAGCGGACCGCGGACGGTGGTCCCCCGCCCGCGGTACGACGACGTGGTCGCGGAGGTGCGCGAGCACCTGCTGCGCACCGTGGACCGTGCGGTGGCGCTGGGGGTCCCCGAGGAGCGGATCATCGTGGACCCGGGCCACGACCTCAACAAGACCACCGTGCACACCCTGGAGGTCACGCGCCGCCTGGACGAGATCGCCGACCTGGGCTTCCCCGTGCTGGCGGCCGTGTCCAACAAGGACTTCATCGGCGAGTCCCTGGACCGACACCGGCACGACCGGCTGGCCGGCACCCTCGCCTCCGCCGCCTTCTGCGCCCTCGCCGGCGCCCGGATCCTGCGCATGCACGACGCCGACGCCTCCGTCTCCACGGCCCACATGCTCGAGTGCATCCTGGGATGGCGCGAGCCCCTCCTCGCCGTCCACAACACCGGGGACGTGAACCCCGCCGCGGACCGCACCACGCCGGCGGACCGCGTCCCGGCGGACCGGCCCCCCGCGGCCGTCCCCGCCCCCACCCACGACCCCGAGGAGGCCCGCCCGTGA
- a CDS encoding TrkH family potassium uptake protein: MAPTSSPRVGPRRPRFRPTQLVVGSFLVAIVTGTGALLLPASYQGRAPTPLEAAFTATSATTVTGLGVVDTQTFWTPLGQVVILALIKLGGLGVMTFTSLLGLVILRRLGLTQRLDAAASTRAEGIGDLPRVLQALILYSTAVEASVALLLSLRFWLGAGMSPGQALWQGIFHAVSAFNNAGFALFSDNLMGFVSDPFICLPIAAAIILGGLGLPVVLTLRRHLRRPERWNLTVRLVLVGTAVLLVGGTLMYLVLEWSNPRTLGGLDPASRVLAAFFQSVTTRTAGFNTLDYGQMHPVTLFGTDVLMFIGGGPAGTASGVKITTASVLLFIVLAEIRGEGAVHAFGRRLSRTTHREAITVIMLSATAIAVATMAIMGLSSFTTDQILFECVSAFGTVGLSTGITAQLPPTAQGILMLLMFVGRIGPATVAGSLALTDRTRHFEYPKERPLIG, translated from the coding sequence GTGGCACCCACCTCGTCGCCGCGGGTCGGCCCGCGCCGGCCCCGCTTCCGGCCGACCCAGCTCGTGGTCGGGTCCTTCCTCGTCGCCATCGTGACGGGCACCGGCGCACTGCTGCTGCCCGCCTCGTATCAGGGCCGCGCGCCCACCCCGCTGGAGGCCGCGTTCACGGCGACCAGCGCCACCACGGTCACGGGACTCGGCGTCGTGGACACCCAGACGTTCTGGACACCCCTGGGTCAGGTCGTGATCCTGGCGCTCATCAAGCTCGGTGGCCTGGGCGTCATGACGTTCACGTCGCTGCTGGGGCTGGTGATCCTCCGGCGGCTCGGCCTCACCCAGCGCCTCGACGCCGCGGCCTCCACCCGGGCCGAGGGGATCGGGGACCTGCCCCGGGTGCTGCAGGCCCTGATCCTGTACTCCACGGCCGTCGAGGCCTCGGTGGCGCTGCTGCTGAGCCTGCGCTTCTGGCTGGGCGCGGGGATGTCCCCGGGCCAGGCGCTGTGGCAGGGGATCTTCCACGCGGTCTCCGCATTCAACAACGCCGGGTTCGCGCTGTTCAGCGACAACCTCATGGGCTTCGTCTCGGACCCGTTCATCTGCCTGCCGATTGCGGCGGCGATCATCTTGGGCGGCCTGGGCCTGCCGGTCGTGCTGACCCTGCGGCGGCACCTGCGCCGGCCCGAGCGGTGGAACCTCACGGTCCGGCTCGTGCTCGTGGGCACCGCGGTGCTGCTGGTGGGCGGCACGCTCATGTACCTCGTCCTCGAGTGGTCCAACCCGCGGACCCTGGGCGGTCTGGACCCGGCCTCGCGCGTGCTCGCGGCGTTTTTCCAGTCCGTCACGACCCGCACCGCCGGCTTCAACACCCTGGACTACGGGCAGATGCATCCCGTGACGCTCTTCGGCACCGACGTGCTCATGTTCATCGGCGGCGGCCCCGCCGGCACCGCCTCGGGCGTGAAGATCACGACGGCCAGCGTCCTGCTGTTCATCGTGCTCGCGGAGATCCGGGGGGAGGGCGCCGTCCATGCGTTCGGCCGCCGGCTCTCCCGGACCACGCACCGCGAGGCGATCACCGTGATCATGCTCTCCGCGACCGCGATCGCCGTCGCCACGATGGCGATCATGGGCCTGTCCTCGTTCACGACCGACCAGATCCTGTTCGAGTGCGTGTCGGCGTTCGGCACGGTGGGCCTGTCCACCGGCATCACCGCCCAGCTGCCGCCGACCGCGCAGGGCATCCTCATGCTCCTCATGTTCGTCGGCCGCATCGGCCCCGCCACCGTTGCCGGCAGCCTGGCCCTGACCGACCGCACCCGCCACTTCGAGTACCCGAAGGAGAGGCCCCTCATTGGCTGA
- a CDS encoding potassium channel family protein, which produces MADLTRSLFAPRRGDRPTVAVLGLGRFGSGVALELMESDCHVLGVDADAEAVQALNGRLTHVVRADSTDEEAMRQLSVHEMDHVVVAIGGDLADSILTVSLMRRFGTHQLWAKANDDRHGEILRQLGVEHVVHPERDMGRRVAHLVSTSFQDFVEVEPGLAMVRATPPSRLLGRDLRATGLAGERGMRVVAVSSRGTWLYPPSHYVLEPEDTILLVGPTRDVERFLARD; this is translated from the coding sequence TTGGCTGATCTCACCCGTTCCCTGTTCGCTCCCCGCCGGGGCGACCGCCCCACCGTGGCCGTCCTCGGGCTCGGCCGGTTCGGCTCCGGGGTCGCCCTCGAGCTCATGGAGTCCGACTGCCACGTGCTGGGGGTCGACGCCGATGCCGAGGCCGTCCAGGCGCTCAACGGCCGACTGACCCACGTCGTCCGCGCGGACAGCACGGACGAGGAGGCGATGCGCCAGCTCTCGGTCCACGAGATGGACCACGTCGTCGTCGCCATCGGCGGCGACCTCGCCGACTCGATCCTCACCGTCTCGCTCATGCGGCGGTTCGGGACGCACCAGCTCTGGGCCAAGGCCAACGACGACCGCCACGGCGAGATCCTGCGTCAGCTCGGCGTGGAGCACGTGGTCCATCCGGAGAGGGACATGGGCCGCCGCGTGGCGCACCTGGTCAGCACGTCCTTCCAGGACTTCGTCGAGGTCGAGCCGGGCCTGGCCATGGTCCGGGCCACGCCGCCGTCGCGCCTGCTGGGCAGGGACCTGCGCGCCACCGGACTCGCGGGGGAGCGGGGCATGCGCGTGGTCGCCGTCAGCAGCCGCGGCACGTGGCTCTACCCGCCGAGTCACTACGTGCTCGAGCCCGAGGACACGATCCTCCTGGTGGGCCCGACCCGCGATGTCGAGCGGTTCCTCGCCCGGGACTGA
- a CDS encoding cysteine desulfurase family protein — MTTPDRVHLDHAATTTVRPTALAALAEAAALPGNPASLHASGRRAKLHLEEARERIAAALGAHPTEVILTSGGTEADNLAVQGLYRARRAAAPERTRIVLTGIEHHAVLDVVGWLAAHEGAEPVLVPVDDDGRVDLAAWGAALAAAPERTALATLMWANNEIGTVQPVAEAARLAADHGVPLHTDAVQALGAVPVDFAASGAATLAVSGHKVGAPVGVGALLVRRDVTLEAVVHGGGQERRLRSGTVSVALAAALAAAVAEAVAEQPAEAARLGGLRDEVIAAVDALDGVRLTGPRDLDPATGEPLPPGTRRLPGNVHITVPGRTADALLFFFDMAGLDTSSGSACTAGVAEPSHVVAALPGRTEADARATQRFTLGRTTTPAEAAALIDGLRTLLGPASRLDRPSVVERGVRP, encoded by the coding sequence GTGACCACCCCGGACCGCGTGCACCTGGACCACGCCGCCACCACGACGGTGCGCCCCACCGCGCTCGCGGCCCTGGCCGAGGCGGCCGCGCTGCCGGGCAACCCGGCCTCCCTCCACGCCTCCGGCCGCCGGGCCAAGCTGCACCTCGAGGAGGCGCGGGAGCGCATCGCCGCGGCGCTCGGGGCGCACCCCACCGAGGTGATCCTCACGTCCGGGGGCACCGAGGCGGACAACCTCGCCGTCCAGGGGCTGTACCGAGCCCGCCGCGCGGCCGCGCCGGAGCGCACCCGGATCGTGCTGACCGGCATCGAGCACCACGCGGTCCTCGACGTGGTGGGCTGGCTCGCCGCGCACGAGGGTGCCGAGCCGGTGCTCGTCCCGGTCGACGACGACGGGCGGGTCGACCTCGCCGCATGGGGGGCCGCGCTGGCGGCCGCGCCCGAGCGGACCGCCCTGGCCACGTTGATGTGGGCCAACAACGAGATCGGCACGGTCCAGCCCGTGGCCGAGGCCGCCCGGCTCGCGGCCGACCACGGGGTCCCGTTGCACACCGACGCCGTCCAGGCCCTCGGGGCGGTGCCCGTGGACTTCGCCGCGTCCGGGGCCGCGACCCTGGCTGTCTCGGGGCACAAGGTCGGCGCCCCCGTGGGTGTGGGCGCCCTGCTCGTGCGCCGGGACGTCACGCTGGAGGCCGTGGTGCACGGCGGCGGCCAGGAACGACGCCTGCGCTCGGGCACGGTCTCGGTGGCCCTGGCCGCCGCGCTGGCGGCCGCCGTCGCGGAGGCCGTCGCGGAGCAGCCCGCCGAGGCCGCCCGCCTGGGCGGGCTGCGGGACGAGGTGATCGCCGCCGTCGACGCCCTGGACGGGGTGCGCCTGACCGGGCCGCGGGACCTCGACCCGGCGACGGGAGAGCCGCTGCCGCCGGGGACGCGCCGACTGCCCGGCAACGTCCACATCACCGTGCCGGGCCGGACCGCGGACGCGCTGCTGTTCTTCTTCGACATGGCCGGGCTGGACACCTCGTCCGGGTCGGCGTGCACCGCCGGGGTGGCCGAGCCGTCGCACGTGGTCGCGGCCCTGCCGGGGCGGACGGAGGCCGACGCACGGGCCACCCAGCGGTTCACCCTCGGCCGGACGACGACGCCGGCCGAGGCGGCCGCGCTCATCGACGGGCTGCGGACGCTGCTGGGGCCGGCGTCTAGACTGGACCGCCCGTCCGTCGTCGAGAGAGGAGTCCGCCCGTGA